A window of Apodemus sylvaticus chromosome 9, mApoSyl1.1, whole genome shotgun sequence contains these coding sequences:
- the Gmppa gene encoding mannose-1-phosphate guanyltransferase alpha isoform X1, which produces MLKAVILIGGPQKGTRFRPLSFEVPKPLFPVAGVPMIQHHIEACAQVPGMQEILLIGFYQPDEALTQFLEAAQQEFNLPVRYLQEFAPLGTGGGLYHFRDQILAGAPEAFFVLNADVCSDFPLSAMLDAHRRQRHPFLLLGTTANRTQSLNYGCIVENPQTHEVLHYVEKPSTFISDIINCGIYLFSPEALKPLRDVFQRNQQDGQLPGCPTDIFENRRQHTLGCTCAQVQTRTGTHTHTRSLGLPRALQANVREESPGSWPGAGTIRLEQDVFSALAGQGQIYVHLTDGIWSQIKSAGSALYASRLYLGRYQVTHPERLARHTPGGPRIRGNVYIHPTAKVAPSAVLGPNVSIGKGVTIGEGVRLRESIVLHGATLQEHTCVLHSIVGWGSTVGRWARVEGTPNDPNPNDPRARMDSESLFKDGKLLPAITILGCRVRIPAEVLILNSIVLPHKELSRSFTNQIIL; this is translated from the exons ATGCTCAAAGCTGTGATCCTCATTGGAGGCCCCCAGAAGG GGACTCGCTTCAGGCCTTTGTCTTTTGAGGTGCCCAAACCGCTGTTTCCTGTAGCAGGAGTCCCTATGATCCAGCACCATATAGAAGCCTGTGCCCAG GTCCCTGGGATGCAGGAGattcttcttattggcttctaccAGCCCGATGAGGCTCTCACCCAGTTCCTAGAAGCTGCCCAGCAGGAGTTTAACCTTCCAGTCAG GTACCTGCAGGAGTTTGCTCCCCTTGGCACAGGGGGTGGCCTCTACCATTTTCGGGACCAGATCCTGGCTGGGGCACCCGAGGCCTTCTTCGTGCTCAATGCTGATGTCTGTTCTGACTTCCCGTTGAGCGCCATGTTGGATGCTCACAGGCGCCAGCGTCACCCTTTCCTACTCCTTGGCACCACG GCTAACAGGACACAATCTCTCAACTACGGCTGCATCGTTGAGAATCCACAGACGCATGAG GTCCTGCACTATGTGGAGAAACCCAGCACCTTTATCAGTGACATCATCAACTGTGGCATCTACCTCTTCTCCCCAGAAGCCCTGAAGCCTCTCCGGGATGTTTTCCAGCGTAATCAGCAGGATGGGCAACT ccctggttgtCCCACAGACATCTTTGAGAACAGAAGGCAACACACACTTGGCTGCACATGTGCTCAAGTGCagacacgcacaggcacacacacgcacacacgctcGCTCGGGCTGCCCAGAGCCTTGCAGGCTAATGTCAG GGAGGAGTCTCCAGGCTCGTGGCCTGGCGCAGGGACCATCCGACTGGAACAGGATGTGTTCTCCGCCCTGGCTGGGCAAGGCCAAATCTACGTGCACCTCACAGATGGCATCTGGAGCCAGATCAAGTCTGCAGG CTCAGCCCTTTACGCCTCCCGCCTCTACCTGGGGCGATACCAGGTCACTCACCCAGAACGGCTAGCCAGACACACTCCAGGGGGCCCACGCATCAGAG GAAATGTTTACATCCATCCAACTGCTAAAGTGGCCCCGTCAGCCGTG CTGGGCCCCAATGTCTCCATTGGGAAGGGGGTGACCATAGGTGAGGGTGTGCGTCTGCGAGAAAGCATTGTACTCCACGGAGCGACTTTGCAG GAACACACCTGTGTCCTTCACAGCATCGTGGGCTGGGGGAGCACAGTGGGACGCTGGGCCCGCGTAGAGGGCACGCCCAATGACCCCAATCCCAATGACCCCCGAGCTCGCATGGACAGTGAGAGCCTCTTCAAGGATGGGAAGCTGCTTCCTGCCATCACTATCCTGG GCTGCCGCGTCCGGATCCCTGCTGAGGTGCTCATCTTGAACTCGATTGTCCTGCCACATAAGGAGCTGAGCCGGAGCTTCACCAACCAAATCATCCTGTGA
- the Gmppa gene encoding mannose-1-phosphate guanyltransferase alpha isoform X2, with protein MLKAVILIGGPQKGTRFRPLSFEVPKPLFPVAGVPMIQHHIEACAQVPGMQEILLIGFYQPDEALTQFLEAAQQEFNLPVRYLQEFAPLGTGGGLYHFRDQILAGAPEAFFVLNADVCSDFPLSAMLDAHRRQRHPFLLLGTTANRTQSLNYGCIVENPQTHEVLHYVEKPSTFISDIINCGIYLFSPEALKPLRDVFQRNQQDGQLEESPGSWPGAGTIRLEQDVFSALAGQGQIYVHLTDGIWSQIKSAGSALYASRLYLGRYQVTHPERLARHTPGGPRIRGNVYIHPTAKVAPSAVLGPNVSIGKGVTIGEGVRLRESIVLHGATLQEHTCVLHSIVGWGSTVGRWARVEGTPNDPNPNDPRARMDSESLFKDGKLLPAITILGCRVRIPAEVLILNSIVLPHKELSRSFTNQIIL; from the exons ATGCTCAAAGCTGTGATCCTCATTGGAGGCCCCCAGAAGG GGACTCGCTTCAGGCCTTTGTCTTTTGAGGTGCCCAAACCGCTGTTTCCTGTAGCAGGAGTCCCTATGATCCAGCACCATATAGAAGCCTGTGCCCAG GTCCCTGGGATGCAGGAGattcttcttattggcttctaccAGCCCGATGAGGCTCTCACCCAGTTCCTAGAAGCTGCCCAGCAGGAGTTTAACCTTCCAGTCAG GTACCTGCAGGAGTTTGCTCCCCTTGGCACAGGGGGTGGCCTCTACCATTTTCGGGACCAGATCCTGGCTGGGGCACCCGAGGCCTTCTTCGTGCTCAATGCTGATGTCTGTTCTGACTTCCCGTTGAGCGCCATGTTGGATGCTCACAGGCGCCAGCGTCACCCTTTCCTACTCCTTGGCACCACG GCTAACAGGACACAATCTCTCAACTACGGCTGCATCGTTGAGAATCCACAGACGCATGAG GTCCTGCACTATGTGGAGAAACCCAGCACCTTTATCAGTGACATCATCAACTGTGGCATCTACCTCTTCTCCCCAGAAGCCCTGAAGCCTCTCCGGGATGTTTTCCAGCGTAATCAGCAGGATGGGCAACT GGAGGAGTCTCCAGGCTCGTGGCCTGGCGCAGGGACCATCCGACTGGAACAGGATGTGTTCTCCGCCCTGGCTGGGCAAGGCCAAATCTACGTGCACCTCACAGATGGCATCTGGAGCCAGATCAAGTCTGCAGG CTCAGCCCTTTACGCCTCCCGCCTCTACCTGGGGCGATACCAGGTCACTCACCCAGAACGGCTAGCCAGACACACTCCAGGGGGCCCACGCATCAGAG GAAATGTTTACATCCATCCAACTGCTAAAGTGGCCCCGTCAGCCGTG CTGGGCCCCAATGTCTCCATTGGGAAGGGGGTGACCATAGGTGAGGGTGTGCGTCTGCGAGAAAGCATTGTACTCCACGGAGCGACTTTGCAG GAACACACCTGTGTCCTTCACAGCATCGTGGGCTGGGGGAGCACAGTGGGACGCTGGGCCCGCGTAGAGGGCACGCCCAATGACCCCAATCCCAATGACCCCCGAGCTCGCATGGACAGTGAGAGCCTCTTCAAGGATGGGAAGCTGCTTCCTGCCATCACTATCCTGG GCTGCCGCGTCCGGATCCCTGCTGAGGTGCTCATCTTGAACTCGATTGTCCTGCCACATAAGGAGCTGAGCCGGAGCTTCACCAACCAAATCATCCTGTGA